In the genome of Quercus robur chromosome 3, dhQueRobu3.1, whole genome shotgun sequence, one region contains:
- the LOC126719300 gene encoding CBL-interacting serine/threonine-protein kinase 6-like, whose translation MASSHLIYSGNCFPLVPPGSCDQHWHLFDLPLGFSSLRSSIIVVPLRLEQSGFQRQRVDLIALKLIPCCHLPMDKIEADGPDWNVASGPSVSEYCNFILISKVKNSIDEFGLQYPLKVVSKEKVIQVGMMEHIKREISVMKMVRHPNIVELHEVLAGKSKIYFAMELVRGGELFSKIAEGRLKEDVARVYFQQLISAIDFCHSRGVYHRDLKPENLLLDEEGNLKVTDFGLSAFTDHLKRDGLLHTTCGTPAYVAPEVIGKKGYDGATADLWSCGVILFVLLAGFLPFQDNNLVAMYNKIYRGDFKCPPWFSLLGLVCSCWV comes from the exons ATGGCCAGCTCACATCTTATCTATTCGGGGAATTGCTTCCCTCTGGTCCCTCCTGGTTCCTGTGATCAGCACTGGCACCTTTTTGATCTTCCTCTTGGTTTCTCATCCCTGCGTTCTTCTATCATAGTTGTTCCTCTAAG GCTTGAGCAGTCAGGTTTCCAACGTCAACGAGTTGACCTTATCGCCCTAAAGTTGATTCCCTGTTGTCACTTGCCAATGGACAAAATTGAGGCTGACGGGCCTGATTGGAACGTCGCTTCAGGCCCTTCCGTCAGTGAGTATTGcaattttatccttatcagtAAAGTCAAGAACTCCATTGATGAATTTGGTTTG CAATATCCTTTGAAGGTTGTGAGCAAAGAGAAAGTGATCCAAGTGGGTATGATGGAGCACATCAAGAGAGAAATCTCGGTGATGAAGATGGTACGGCATCCAAACATAGTCGAGCTCCACGAAGTTTTGGCGGGCAAATCCAAGATCTACTTCGCCATGGAACTCGTCCGTGGAGGCGAGCTGTTCTCGAAAATCGCTGAGGGTCGGCTTAAAGAAGACGTGGCGAGAGTCTATTTCCAACAACTCATCTCCGCCATCGATTTCTGTCACAGCCGCGGTGTCTACCACCGAGACCTCAAGCCTGAGAACTTGCTCTTAGACGAAGAAGGTAATTTGAAAGTCACTGATTTTGGTCTTAGCGCTTTCACTGATCATTTGAAGCGAGATGGGTTGCTACACACAACGTGTGGCACACCGGCTTATGTGGCGCCGGAGGTGATTGGAAAGAAAGGCTACGATGGTGCTACAGCTGATCTTTGGTCCTGTGGAGTTATCCTGTTTGTTCTTCTAGCTGGGTTTTTGCCATTTCAGGACAATAATCTTGTGGCCATGTATAATAAGATTTACAGAGGTGACTTCAAGTGTCCACCATGGTTTTCTTTGCTGGGTTTAgtttgttcttgctgggtttag